The Pygocentrus nattereri isolate fPygNat1 chromosome 12, fPygNat1.pri, whole genome shotgun sequence genome includes the window CGGTCATGTGCCTTTTCAGAGCATTCGTGGTGGTGCAGCTCTTCCCGCAATGAGTGCAGGTCAGTGGGTTTTCACCAGTATGAATCATCATGTGCGTTTTAAGGTACCTTGATTTTGAAAAACCTTTCCCGCACTGAGCGCAGATGAACCGCTTTTCTCCAGTGTGAACCTTCATGTGGAGTTTAACGTACCGCGACGTTGAAAAGCCTTTCCCACACAGGTAGCAGGTGAACGGCTTCCCTACGGTATGAATCATCATGTGGTTTTTAAGATTTTTGGAACCTGAAAAACTTTTCCCGCACTCAGAGCAGGTGAAAggcttctctccggtgtgaataGTCATGTGGCTTTTATAGGTGGCCGACGTCAAAAAACTCTCCTCACACCGAGTGCAGGTAAGAGGATTTTCTCCGGTATGAATCTTCATGTGGGTTTTGAGGTATTTCGATTTTGAAAAACCCTGTCCGCACTCAGAGCAGGGGAAACGCTTTTCTCCGGTATGAATCATCATGTGAGTTTTGAGGTATCTCGATGCTGAAAAGCCTTTTCCGCACTGGGAGCAGATGAACGGCTTCTCTCCGGTATGAATCATCATGTGGGTCTTCAGGTTGCTTGACTCCGAAAAACCTTTCCCGCACTTGGAGCAGGTGAACGGCTTTTCTCCGGTATGAATCATCATGTGGCTTCGGAAGTGGGTGGATGTCAAAAAGCTCTTTCCACACTGACTGCAGGTGAATGGCCTCTCTCCGGTATGAATCCTCATGTGGGTTTTAAGATGGCTTGAGTTTGTAAAACCTTTCCCGCACTGAGCGCACGTAAAAGGCTTTTCGCCGGTGTGCATCATCATGTGGGTTTTAAGGTGGGTTGACTGAGTAAAACTTTTTCCGCACTCGGAGCAGGTGTACGGCTTTTCTCCAGTATGAATCATCATGTGGGTTTTGAGGTGAGTTAAATTAaacaaactcttcccacactgaGTGCAGGTGAAAGGCCTTTCTCCAGTATGAATTCTCATGTGGGTTTTAAGGTACTGCGACGTTGTGAAACCTTTTCCACACTCAGAGCAGCTGAACGGCTTTTCTGCAGGTTCTTCTACAGTATGTATTCTCAGGTGATCGTTCGGGTCGAGGGCATCTCTGGAGCTTGTCTCTTGCTCCATCTTTAGGCCAGATTCTTCCTGAAATGGCTTCACTTCCACTTTATACTCCTCTTTGATATCTTCTTGTAATATGGCTTCtgtaataaaaagaagaaaagaagctCATGAACGGTAGTGAGATAAAAACTATGGTTCTAGACTC containing:
- the LOC108414303 gene encoding gastrula zinc finger protein XlCGF57.1-like isoform X1 produces the protein MIWRPECPGITGAASEHPRLEGAAVGFDCITVNFDQELQHSVFGDADKMSCVKEECEDVSVMEASRVKIEDEEVETESIHSGRYSAMSCVKEECEDISVMEVSELKTEDEEVKEEAILQEDIKEEYKVEVKPFQEESGLKMEQETSSRDALDPNDHLRIHTVEEPAEKPFSCSECGKGFTTSQYLKTHMRIHTGERPFTCTQCGKSLFNLTHLKTHMMIHTGEKPYTCSECGKSFTQSTHLKTHMMMHTGEKPFTCAQCGKGFTNSSHLKTHMRIHTGERPFTCSQCGKSFLTSTHFRSHMMIHTGEKPFTCSKCGKGFSESSNLKTHMMIHTGEKPFICSQCGKGFSASRYLKTHMMIHTGEKRFPCSECGQGFSKSKYLKTHMKIHTGENPLTCTRCEESFLTSATYKSHMTIHTGEKPFTCSECGKSFSGSKNLKNHMMIHTVGKPFTCYLCGKGFSTSRYVKLHMKVHTGEKRFICAQCGKGFSKSRYLKTHMMIHTGENPLTCTHCGKSCTTTNALKRHMTVHKKHKPHPCSHCEESFTHLSELKVHLLIHTGEKPFVCFQCGEKSSTLADFNIHMMIHTGDETVD